From Microbacterium invictum, the proteins below share one genomic window:
- a CDS encoding ABC transporter ATP-binding protein encodes MTVLRASAVSFAHNGRMIIDGIDCSVEAGSLTALVGPNGAGKSTLLHLIAAVEVPQSGAIAFGGTDTRALRRRDRARYSALVEQQAETDLDLVAADVVLLGRTPHIPLLGSPGAHDTEIARAALERVDAGAFADRRFHELSGGERQRVLLARALAQEPTLLLADEPTNHLDIRAQLHTLSLLRALADSGIAVLAALHDLTLAARYADQVIVVAEGRVVASGAPSETLTAELIELVYGVRADVVTHPVDGTPLIAFSPLEGSARADSAGPQVVTTGP; translated from the coding sequence ATGACCGTGCTGCGCGCCAGCGCCGTCTCGTTCGCGCACAACGGGCGGATGATCATCGACGGCATAGACTGCAGCGTCGAGGCGGGATCGCTCACCGCCCTGGTCGGCCCCAACGGCGCCGGCAAGTCGACCCTGCTGCACCTCATCGCCGCCGTCGAGGTGCCCCAGTCCGGTGCCATCGCGTTCGGAGGAACCGACACCCGCGCGCTGCGGCGCCGCGACCGCGCCCGCTACAGCGCACTGGTCGAGCAGCAGGCCGAGACCGACCTCGATCTGGTCGCCGCCGATGTCGTCCTCCTCGGGCGCACCCCGCACATCCCCCTTCTGGGCAGTCCCGGCGCGCACGACACCGAGATCGCGCGTGCCGCTCTCGAGAGGGTGGATGCCGGTGCCTTCGCCGATCGCCGGTTCCACGAGCTCTCGGGAGGTGAGCGCCAGCGCGTGCTGCTGGCGCGCGCCCTCGCGCAAGAACCCACGCTGCTGCTCGCCGACGAGCCGACCAACCACCTCGACATCCGCGCTCAGCTGCACACGCTGTCGCTGCTGCGCGCGCTGGCCGACAGCGGCATCGCGGTGCTCGCGGCCCTGCACGACCTGACCCTCGCAGCGCGCTACGCCGATCAGGTCATCGTGGTCGCCGAGGGTCGCGTCGTGGCATCCGGAGCCCCCTCGGAGACACTCACCGCGGAGCTCATCGAACTCGTCTACGGCGTCCGCGCCGACGTCGTCACCCACCCCGTCGACGGCACACCGCTCATCGCGTTCTCGCCGCTCGAGGGCAGTGCGCGGGCTGACTCCGCGGGGCCTCAGGTCGTGACGACCGGGCCCTGA